The proteins below come from a single Triticum aestivum cultivar Chinese Spring chromosome 5D, IWGSC CS RefSeq v2.1, whole genome shotgun sequence genomic window:
- the LOC123125167 gene encoding pumilio domain-containing protein P35G2.14-like, which translates to MSSDPSSVEPSVAMEATKPSASPSKESEPVGVRAAAAVAATQVAAHEKNALWVGNLPAHAGEDDVVASFAPHKTLDCVIMRIEYRSNAFIIFRSIAECRTALKALRGSNIKSAFILIEFAQPAVWAEASSSSDICSYFSGGTMDQWRQGGLVENRRWLEAAALRV; encoded by the exons ATGTCATCGGATCCATCGTCTGTGGAGCCCTCCGTGGCCATGGAGGCCACCAAGCCATCGGCCTCACCGTCGAAGGAATCGGAGCCGGTCGGCGTTAGGGctgcagccgccgtcgccgccacgcaAGTTGCCGCCCACGAGAAGAACGCGCTGTGGGTCGGCAACCTGCCTGCGCACGCGGGTGAGGACGACGTCGTGGCGTCCTTCGCCCCGCACAAGACACTCGACTGCGTCATCATGCGCATCGAGTACCGCAGCAATGCCTTCATCATTTTCCGCTCCATCGCCGAGTGTCGGACCGCCCTCAAGGCGCTCCGCGGGTCCAATATCAAGAGTGCGTTCATCCTGATTGAGTTCGCCCAACCG GCGGTGTGGGCTGAGGCCTCAAGCAGCTCTGATATATGTAGTTATTTCAGTGGAGGCACAATGGATCAGTGGCGACAGGGTGGTCTGGTGGAGAATCGCAGGTGGCTGGAGGCAGCAGCGCTCAGAGTCTAG